From one Microbacterium aurum genomic stretch:
- a CDS encoding RNA polymerase sigma factor, giving the protein MSADNEVIERSADEPGAFALLFDRHAPAIYRYAAQRLGEGSAEDVMSETFLVAFEKRAAYDLAIVDARPWLFGIATRLMHKHVRLEARAWKGMVADLAAQLSPDMIEQAGARLDAARLTRRLASALRGLPASDRDTLLLYAWGDLDYAGIARALDVPIGTVRSRLNRARRILRTAAGTNDPELEKEHGRVDAAAQHA; this is encoded by the coding sequence GTGAGCGCAGACAACGAGGTGATCGAACGTTCGGCGGATGAGCCGGGTGCGTTCGCGTTGCTCTTCGATCGACATGCGCCGGCGATCTACCGCTACGCGGCGCAGCGGCTGGGAGAGGGCAGCGCCGAGGACGTGATGTCGGAGACGTTCCTCGTCGCCTTCGAGAAGAGAGCAGCGTACGACCTCGCGATCGTCGATGCTCGCCCCTGGCTGTTCGGGATCGCCACCCGCTTGATGCATAAGCATGTGCGGCTGGAAGCGCGGGCATGGAAGGGCATGGTCGCGGATCTCGCGGCGCAGCTCTCGCCCGACATGATCGAGCAGGCGGGCGCGCGGTTGGACGCGGCACGGCTCACGCGGCGCTTGGCTTCGGCGCTGCGTGGCCTGCCCGCGTCCGACCGCGACACCCTGCTGCTGTACGCCTGGGGCGACCTCGACTACGCGGGCATCGCACGCGCTCTCGACGTGCCGATCGGCACCGTCCGCTCACGCCTGAATCGTGCCCGCCGCATCCTGCGGACCGCGGCCGGCACCAACGATCCCGAACTGGAGAAGGAACATGGACGAGTTGACGCTGCTGCGCAACACGCGTAG
- a CDS encoding CU044_5270 family protein, producing the protein MDELTLLRNTRSETEPPESTLHRGRAALLAAASGSAQPHISTSRRPRRARRFAIGGLSTVGAAALVAGLVLTDVVGLAGWRGGADAAAAAVLDEASAAAIASVDPVVQPGQYLRVNTRGVHLSSGGIGDVVASYQYASDDTLYRPADPSDDWVWVRGPQSIAATFGPESEQVANAWWDAVSSSSGSFEAGDLLRAPGGAFYGGDAGAGFADLDQLPRDPYRLLNYIYRVTLGSGPSPDTEALVYMADRLRVGNVPADLRAAMYKAAAMIPGVTFTSDQATLDGRTGVAIGRVEDAWGTRVDIIIDPDTGTFIGDREVLLRDQDGVPAGTAVRWTSVTSSVVDEAPEGGSVCGKMTVDPETGQC; encoded by the coding sequence ATGGACGAGTTGACGCTGCTGCGCAACACGCGTAGCGAGACCGAACCGCCGGAGTCGACGTTGCACCGGGGCAGGGCGGCGCTCCTGGCCGCAGCCTCCGGCTCCGCCCAGCCGCACATCAGCACGTCGCGCCGACCGAGACGCGCCCGACGCTTTGCGATCGGCGGACTCAGTACGGTCGGCGCCGCGGCACTGGTGGCGGGGCTCGTGCTGACGGACGTGGTCGGCCTCGCTGGCTGGCGTGGTGGGGCGGATGCCGCTGCCGCCGCCGTGCTCGACGAGGCGAGCGCCGCCGCGATCGCCTCAGTCGATCCCGTGGTGCAGCCCGGCCAATATCTGAGGGTCAACACCAGGGGCGTACACCTCTCAAGCGGAGGTATCGGTGATGTTGTGGCGTCGTACCAGTACGCGTCCGATGACACTCTCTACCGCCCCGCAGATCCCTCCGATGACTGGGTGTGGGTCCGCGGTCCGCAATCCATCGCGGCGACATTCGGTCCGGAGTCCGAGCAGGTGGCGAACGCGTGGTGGGACGCCGTGTCCTCCTCGTCAGGTTCATTCGAGGCCGGGGATCTTCTCCGGGCACCTGGGGGCGCGTTCTACGGGGGTGACGCCGGGGCGGGGTTTGCCGATCTGGACCAGCTTCCGCGTGACCCGTATCGACTGCTCAACTACATCTACCGTGTCACCCTCGGCTCCGGTCCCTCGCCCGACACCGAGGCTCTCGTGTACATGGCCGACCGTCTCCGTGTCGGGAACGTGCCCGCCGACCTGCGCGCCGCGATGTACAAGGCTGCGGCCATGATCCCGGGCGTCACGTTCACCAGCGATCAAGCTACCCTTGACGGCCGCACGGGGGTCGCGATCGGCCGCGTCGAGGACGCGTGGGGCACCCGGGTGGACATCATCATCGACCCCGATACCGGCACGTTCATCGGCGATCGCGAGGTCCTCCTCCGCGACCAGGACGGCGTACCGGCGGGCACGGCGGTGCGCTGGACGAGCGTCACCTCCTCGGTCGTCGACGAGGCGCCCGAGGGCGGATCGGTGTGCGGGAAGATGACCGTCGACCCGGAGACCGGGCAATGCTGA
- a CDS encoding Fic family protein: MIYKRFATAIDELANYGGLPKPYEAKSLWDHLWHLEAHHSTAIEGNTLVLREVETLLEQGRAVGAKELKDYMEVLGYAEAARWVYQQAVAPDEWSHDGLVTVTEVRRVHALAMAKVWEVAPHPDAHDTEGPGNWRQHEIQGFAGGMKPPTFPLIPSEITAWVDRANHLQEQITDGSLTIAAVPEELARLHREFECVHPFIDGNGRSGRLLLNLLLIRLGWPPAIILKEQRRKYLRALERSDQGDDGPLAEVISRSVVDNLHRLIPNIAGPAKYVPLEALVDDDFSLVALKQAASRGRLEAIIGSDGRYRSSKSALEEYKASKYSRGEKKQ, from the coding sequence GTGATCTACAAGCGTTTCGCGACCGCAATCGATGAGCTGGCGAACTACGGCGGGCTGCCGAAGCCCTACGAAGCCAAGTCGCTGTGGGATCATCTGTGGCATCTTGAAGCTCACCACTCGACAGCGATCGAGGGAAACACTCTCGTCCTCCGCGAAGTCGAGACCCTGCTCGAACAGGGGCGCGCTGTGGGGGCGAAGGAGCTGAAGGACTACATGGAGGTCCTCGGATACGCCGAAGCCGCCCGGTGGGTATACCAGCAGGCCGTCGCCCCGGATGAGTGGTCGCACGACGGTCTGGTCACCGTCACCGAGGTTCGGCGCGTCCATGCTCTCGCCATGGCGAAGGTGTGGGAGGTGGCGCCACACCCGGATGCGCATGACACCGAAGGGCCAGGCAATTGGCGGCAGCATGAGATCCAGGGATTTGCGGGCGGCATGAAGCCCCCGACCTTCCCGCTCATCCCGTCCGAGATCACCGCGTGGGTCGATCGAGCAAATCACTTGCAAGAACAGATCACCGATGGATCACTCACCATCGCCGCGGTTCCGGAAGAGCTGGCCCGGCTGCATCGCGAGTTCGAGTGCGTCCACCCGTTCATCGATGGCAACGGACGCAGCGGAAGACTCCTGCTTAACCTTCTACTCATCCGGCTCGGGTGGCCGCCCGCGATCATCCTCAAGGAACAGCGACGGAAGTACCTCCGCGCACTCGAACGCTCGGATCAAGGGGATGACGGGCCTCTGGCAGAAGTGATCAGCCGCTCCGTCGTCGACAATCTCCATCGGCTCATCCCGAACATCGCCGGCCCTGCCAAGTACGTGCCTCTCGAGGCACTCGTCGACGACGACTTCAGCCTCGTCGCCTTAAAGCAAGCCGCATCGCGCGGGCGCCTCGAAGCCATCATCGGGAGCGACGGCCGGTACCGGTCGAGCAAGTCTGCTCTCGAGGAGTACAAGGCATCAAAGTACTCACGTGGCGAGAAGAAGCAATAG
- a CDS encoding DUF1877 family protein, with protein sequence MGIRYYAYAFDADLVQQAVDDPHSILSSDPLADAWGLEPHAAMSATTFEQVSPKRDMLYLDKAWSALQSLTRSGTGSPATGSCYRMFEGNVTMHDMGWDPWVRTILPEEVPSIRDELCATDESEVRLWARTWRSRHGADDADELRYVLDYLRRAQKFVESLAADGRGMVYLIG encoded by the coding sequence ATGGGAATCCGTTACTACGCATATGCCTTCGACGCCGACCTCGTTCAGCAGGCGGTCGATGACCCGCACAGCATCCTCTCCAGCGATCCGCTCGCTGACGCGTGGGGCCTGGAGCCCCACGCGGCGATGAGCGCTACGACGTTCGAGCAGGTCTCGCCGAAGCGCGACATGCTCTATCTCGACAAGGCGTGGTCTGCTTTGCAGTCCCTAACGCGCTCGGGGACGGGAAGCCCTGCCACTGGTTCGTGCTACCGCATGTTCGAGGGAAACGTGACGATGCACGACATGGGCTGGGACCCGTGGGTGAGGACGATCCTCCCGGAGGAGGTGCCCTCGATTCGGGACGAGCTCTGCGCGACCGACGAGTCTGAGGTGCGATTGTGGGCGCGCACTTGGCGCAGCCGGCACGGAGCCGACGATGCCGACGAGCTTCGCTACGTCCTCGACTACCTCAGGCGGGCGCAGAAGTTCGTCGAGTCGCTCGCAGCGGACGGCCGTGGAATGGTCTACCTGATCGGGTGA
- a CDS encoding DUF3375 domain-containing protein, whose translation MPAVAQVLELAQLAERDAAWKLLRADSAPVVAGLLGIHLGGDERRVDAEELYERIDADLERLRAQGLILPLTAKGYCGEWRSAGFLVRRPSSEARGETLELSPDAIAGIRFLQGRAAPRSSVTESRLASLAAQVRRLAIDTDPDVSARIALLEEEIESIERRIESLRSGDESAIDEDRALERVRDVLAQAADVPDDFARVRAEFETLNASLRAKIVESDVSQASVVDEVFRGIDHISDSDAGRSFAAFSQLVLDPALGAAFEADIRRILDRRFARDLTSDERRALRAFLATLKGRSAEIHDVITLFARALRRYVQSQDYQRDRVLRTLLREAQHAGVEASAHTRPWHPTSLTLDLSAVAMSSVGAIDLHDPAEFAATEEIVTHTASLASLEELRAIARETEIDFDELTRNINDLLAEVESCTVADVLARYPATQGVGSVIGLLSIAAEQGSVDDEPEVLTWQGADGVPRAAIVAAHRFTGAVT comes from the coding sequence GTGCCCGCCGTTGCCCAGGTTCTCGAGCTCGCCCAGCTTGCGGAGCGCGATGCGGCGTGGAAGCTGCTTCGAGCCGACAGCGCACCCGTGGTCGCCGGTCTTCTCGGGATCCACCTGGGCGGAGACGAGCGCCGAGTCGACGCTGAGGAGCTGTACGAGCGGATCGATGCCGACCTCGAGCGGCTCCGTGCGCAGGGGCTGATCTTGCCGCTGACTGCGAAGGGGTACTGCGGGGAGTGGCGATCGGCCGGCTTCCTGGTGCGTCGGCCGTCATCGGAAGCGCGGGGTGAGACGCTCGAGCTTTCCCCGGATGCGATCGCCGGGATCCGCTTCTTGCAGGGGCGTGCCGCCCCGCGTTCGAGTGTGACCGAGTCTCGGCTTGCGAGTCTTGCGGCGCAGGTCCGTCGCCTCGCGATCGACACCGATCCTGACGTGTCAGCGCGCATCGCGCTACTCGAGGAAGAGATCGAGTCGATTGAGCGGCGGATCGAGAGCCTGCGTTCCGGTGACGAGTCCGCGATCGATGAAGACCGGGCGCTCGAGCGCGTTCGCGACGTGCTGGCGCAGGCGGCGGACGTGCCGGACGACTTTGCTCGGGTGCGTGCCGAGTTCGAGACGCTGAATGCGTCGCTGAGGGCGAAGATCGTCGAGTCCGATGTTTCTCAGGCGTCAGTCGTCGACGAAGTCTTCCGCGGAATCGACCACATCTCCGACTCGGATGCAGGCCGCAGTTTCGCTGCCTTCTCCCAGCTCGTGCTCGACCCTGCACTCGGTGCCGCATTCGAGGCCGACATCCGTCGCATCCTCGACCGCAGATTCGCTCGTGATCTCACCTCGGATGAGCGCCGGGCACTGCGCGCCTTCCTCGCAACGCTCAAGGGACGAAGCGCGGAGATCCACGATGTCATCACGCTGTTCGCCCGGGCGCTCCGCCGCTACGTGCAGTCGCAGGACTACCAGCGCGACCGGGTCCTGCGGACTCTTCTGCGGGAGGCTCAGCACGCGGGTGTGGAAGCATCCGCGCATACGCGTCCATGGCATCCGACGTCGCTCACTTTGGATCTCTCCGCCGTGGCCATGTCGAGTGTCGGGGCGATCGACCTCCACGATCCCGCAGAATTCGCCGCCACCGAGGAGATCGTCACGCATACGGCATCCCTCGCGAGCCTCGAGGAGTTGCGGGCGATCGCCCGTGAGACCGAGATCGACTTCGACGAGCTCACCCGGAACATCAACGACCTGCTCGCTGAGGTGGAGTCATGCACGGTCGCAGACGTCCTCGCTCGATACCCCGCGACGCAGGGGGTCGGAAGTGTGATCGGACTTCTCTCGATCGCGGCCGAGCAGGGAAGCGTCGACGACGAACCTGAGGTGCTCACGTGGCAGGGCGCCGACGGAGTTCCGCGTGCGGCAATCGTCGCGGCGCACCGATTCACAGGAGCGGTGACATGA
- a CDS encoding DUF4194 domain-containing protein — protein MTEVIPTDAAPVEHAGLWRGDVGELPDRTRRVLLRLVRGPYLSGAREAQLWAVLLTDEAVIRSRLAELFLELVIDRDNEFAFVRNAPSDEAPKAVRSEALTFLDTAMLLVLRQTLLSEEGRGRVIVGQAEVFEQLAVFRTPDRDEKDFASRVNSSWNKMQNKLRVLHAVGDDRAEISPVLRLLVDADQIRAITAEYQRIALEGEDEVAAAPTDAEDTSA, from the coding sequence ATGACCGAAGTGATTCCAACGGATGCCGCCCCCGTGGAGCACGCCGGCCTCTGGCGCGGTGACGTAGGGGAGCTTCCGGATCGGACCAGGCGGGTCCTGCTCCGTCTGGTGCGCGGCCCGTACCTCTCAGGCGCACGAGAGGCGCAATTGTGGGCAGTACTGCTCACCGACGAGGCGGTCATCCGCTCGCGTCTCGCCGAGCTGTTCCTCGAACTGGTCATCGACCGTGACAACGAGTTCGCGTTCGTCCGCAACGCTCCCTCCGACGAAGCACCGAAGGCGGTGCGGTCCGAGGCCTTGACGTTCCTCGACACGGCGATGCTGCTTGTCCTGCGCCAGACGTTGCTGAGCGAGGAGGGCCGTGGGCGCGTGATCGTCGGGCAGGCGGAGGTCTTCGAGCAGCTCGCTGTGTTCCGCACCCCCGATCGGGACGAGAAGGACTTCGCGAGTCGAGTCAATTCGTCGTGGAACAAGATGCAGAACAAGCTCCGTGTGCTGCACGCCGTCGGCGATGACCGCGCCGAGATCTCTCCGGTGCTCCGGCTGCTCGTTGACGCCGACCAGATCCGCGCGATCACCGCGGAGTATCAGCGGATCGCCCTGGAGGGCGAGGATGAGGTCGCTGCCGCGCCGACGGATGCCGAGGACACGAGCGCATGA